The segment TGGAGGAGCATATTAAAGGGAAGAAGATGAAACAGTACAATGAGTGGGAACTAAATTACCCAGcatcaataaacaaaaactccacatattctttctttttttatcaagcatatttattttttgtctgttggcagaaactgttttattttgctattATTCTTACCTTGACCAGGTGGAGCCTGTGTGCCAATACCATCTCCATGTAGTCCAGCATAAATATTGTCAGAAGACAGAGAGCCTTTGAGGGAACAGGGCTGCTGGGTCTGCACAGGTTCTGAGGTTGAGGTGGGGAGGTGGCTGGTGCATGACCGTGGCCTACTGTGGGTGGGGAAAGGCATTTTGGCCGGAGAGCCATTTAAGCTTACTGTGGTctcagctgaagcagcagcagcagtgcctggacacacacacataaggaTTAGATTAGTCTTTATTGATCTCTAATCAATATATTGATGTTTGGAAAAGTAACTCACTGGATTTGCTGGATTCACCGGTTTTGGTTTTGACATTTCTAAACTGTTGAACCAGAGGGCTGAGAAGTTTTCCTGGCTTCAGCCTGTGCCTGCTGGACCGCTTTCTGCGACTTCCATTTGGTGCGACGTGTAAGAGACCAagaccaggaggaggagctttACCAAGTCTTCGATACAGCAGCTCTACCTCTCCCCGCTGATGTGCTTGGAGCTCCGAGATCTCCCTCAGATGTCTGAGAGGGTGAAAGCAGGGATAATTACTTACAAgttaaatgacaaacatttactttgcagaaactactaatgaaaaaaaaaaaccttacttCTCTCTTAGTCTCTGAAGTTCCTTTTTAATGTCAGAGTCTTCCATCTCTGAGTCATTATCACTGCTGATGTAGGCAGAGCCCTGAACGCCTCCATGCCGTCCTGGTGAGTCAGAGCTCTGCACACTGCTGCTGCGACCCGTGCGACGGAGAAAAGCCACTGCCCTCTTCATGAGGTCACTTCCTCTGCGCTCAGAGCGAGGGTGATGTGATAGAGTGGCAGGAGTTGGCTTCACGGGGCTGCTCTCTGCCCCGGAGTCTGAGGACAGGAAGCGAGCATGGACCGTAACATCCACAGGAACAGAGTCTGAGGTCTGAGCACGAGGCAGCGATCCCCTCTTACCCATGGAAGGAGGCGTGTCCAGGTAGAAATCAGGTGGGGCAGAGTAGCGGCTGCAGCGTGTTCTCTGTGTAATTTCGTCCTCGGTGCTCACCACAGAGAAGCGGCCGATCGTGGTGGAGGTAGCCAAGACCTCGGCCTGCACCTGGTCCCCGATGTATTCAATGGGGTGTGCAGGTGAGGCCGCGCTACTCCAGCTCCTCTGCTTCACATCCCGTCTGTTGGCCACTTCAGGAGGAACAGAGAtgatctgacaaaaacaaagaagaggcTGAGATTCATAAAATGATGTTTCTATAACAGCAAATGCTATTCCAAGACAAGGATGTATTTTATTCCATGTTGTTCCAGTATGGAAAAGacacatttgatatgttttctgaaaataaaaacatcacataggtaccaataaattaaaaaaaaaactattgcatATAATTTTAAAGGCAGTCACAATGTATATGTTTTATTCAGGTTAATTGTATTAAACTGACAGGCATCttgtgctttaaaataacattaaaagtaaagttagaaaatctgaatttcaaaataattttttaatttttaaaattttactacCTTAAATCGACCTCTAGTACCAGTGCAGGACACAGAGTGAGGGACGTGTCTTCTTGATAAAGATGCTGCAGGAAAATTTCCAGAACATTCACTATTAATAAACTAACgtgttaattttagtttaaaaatgatgatttaTCACTGCCAACTATCTCTtagataaaaaaatgcataatttaCATACCGCACACAGCTGAGTCACTCAGTGTGCTCAAACTATCCATTCTCTCAGGAATTTGAGGCTTATGGTGTTGGCAGaaggacagagaaaaaaaagaagcacaagcCATTAATTGCCATTATCAGACaaatgtttgacattaaaatctATTGCAATTAGCACtgcacttgttttaaatattatttgagTAACACCATTTTCTATGTATTCAAAGTACAGTTAATATTACTTCAAATGGCTCTGTATGCTAAACCTTACCAGCTGTTCTCCTGCCCTGTAGCGTCCCTCCCCTATAGGCCCCGGGGTGCTGTTCCCTGACCCTCCTGTGGCGCTGTCAGGACCGGGAGGAAACTGAATGTACTCTGTGCCAGATCCTGGTGTCTCTGCAGCACTCCCTGACGGATACATCGGAGCATACTCCTGATAAAGTAGATTCCTTAGTTTTTCGTCCAAGGTTTTGATGGTGCTGTCGACAAAACCCCCACGGCCCAGCCGTCCTTCGCCGTCAGACTCACTGGGCCCTGCACCATGTTGAGATGGCGCTGGACTCTGGGGCAGAGAGGATACCTTGGTCCCTCCCACAGCTGAAAAGGGCTGATGGAGAACAACAGGCTGCTGTGGCAGCTCGGGGCGTGCTGTCGAGGCGTAGGAGACAGACGACGGCTCTTTGGTCGAACCCAGCTCCTGGAGGGGTAGAGGGGTGAGGGGAGAGCCTCCCTGTGAAGTGCTCACATCCAGAGATAGAGGCATAACGAGAGGACAGCAGGGCACCTCATCTGCAATAGAAACTGGACGTGTCAATTCAAGCTTTTGCTGAGCTGCATGGGAAGGGGAGACAGAGCCCCGAGGAGTTTCATGTGAATCTTCTACTTGGAAAGATGTATGAGGCAATGATGGGGGCAACGTCTGCGCTCTGACTGGTTTGACTTGATGAACGGCAGATTGGAGAGAACTGACAGCAGGTTCCAGTGAAGATGCAGACTGGAGAGTCGGAGGTGCAGACACAGGAGGTGACAGAGTGGCCAAAAGGAGTGGGTCAGTGTTTGATGATATTGGGGGACTTGAGAATCCATAAAGGTCAAAGTGGAATCCTCCACTTCCACCGGACATTGTGGAAGATGACCCCTCTTCTacagaaaggggaaaaaaagaagaaaatgagcaCAGAATTGCACATTATTAGTTTCTAAAACTACCAAATCTTATGCTCATTCTGTGATAAAATCATCCTAAAGGATGTAATTCGGCTGCCATAAGTCATATTGTTCCATGTTTCTGCCAGACATTATACTGACGTTGGTGTGTAAGAGCACAGTGACCTCTGGAGGTGGTGGGCCTTGCAGTGATGCTGTCAGCAGGCTGGGTAGCCGCTGAGCTCCCAGGTGACTGTGTAGCTGTCCCATCAGACAGGGTGTCTTGACTGGATATGGGTGTCTCCTCCACTGGGCAGATTATAAACCATCTCTTTCCTGTATGAAGAACTGCAACCCAGGAgtttagaaaagaaacaaaatcagtttaaacCCATAACATACTAAACTGTTGTggttacagttttaaaaaacaagccatGTTACCATTTTGCTGATATACAGGCTGAGGTGCTCCTGGCTGCTGACTCTATAAGAGATTTAGACATGTAAGCTTTGTTCTTTGCATTTATAAGCAGGGTTTTAATACAGATCTTTAACACTTACCTTTCCTACCTCTCCTACCTCAGACATCTGGCCTTGCAGTGGACTACAGCTCAAAGCTGTGGTTTTTTCACTGCCCATGTCTTcattcagcatatcttcagccttATCCACAAtgtccttcagctgatcaaTGAAGATCTCCTTTTCCAGCGGTAGGATAAAACCATTTTCCACCTTTAAACATTCAGTTTGAAAGATATTAAGCAAtgtcacacacaaagacaaaagctgTAAACTTAATTATGCTGAACAAACCATGTAAGTGGCTATTTCCTCCGGAGCATCTCCATCCAGATCAAACTTAAATGTCACCATTTTGTGGTTGTGAGTCTCCAGCTGGCATTCGACCATTTTATCACCAGTGTTACAAACCTGTGTAAAGAGGGGTTAACAATTTACATTCATTGATATTTAAGAATTTGAAGGGTCTGTGATTTTCTTTATGTTGTTGCTGTAAATTAAACCATGACTCACATTGAGCATGCTCAGTTTGGGCTTGCTGGTCTTTTCTTGCCTGGAACGTGTGCGGGCAGACTTGCGGTGGTGTTTTCTGGGTTTTACATCCCCCTTACTCCCACTAGCCAAGCTTTCATAGCCGTCACTTGTTTCTTTACCTGATGCTATATCAGAGTTtagactaaagaaaaaaaaaaagatcacctCTAAGAGAAACATTGCATTTTCCTTGCGAAAACATTTAAGGatataaattgaaataaaaaaaaattgtaaagaGCTGGAAATTAGTGCAAAACTGAAACCCACCTGTCATAGGCATAACTGGAGAGTGATAATGCTTTATCACGAAGCAAatcctgaaaaaataaaaacatgttagtGAAAGACAGTTAGAGAGTGTCTGTAAATTGCTTTTATTCCCAATGTAAATTCTATGTTTGCTTTGCTGCTATTTTCCTATTACTTCCAATCTGCTGTTCTCTGCTTCTTGTAAAACTGCTGTTGACTTATATGATGCTGTAAAAAAATTCTTAGCTTGCTTTAGGTTATATAAGGACCTGCTTTGTGCATTTACCAATGTGTGATTTCTGATCACTGATTCAGTGAAAGAATCACTGTAAGACTAAATCTATTAATAATGTTAAAGTGTGCAGATAGTTAAAAATGGTTTTGAATATCAATAAGAAGTCTTAAAAGCagagatgatttttattttaaacattttggatATGTCCTATATCTAAATCAGTATTAGTCTTAAAACTGTGCAAATGTTATCCGTACCTCTACACAGGGTTCATGCTGAAGGCTTCCAGAGATAGATGTTGTTTCTATATTTTGCTGAGTTGTAGTCAGGCTGGCACACTCAGGCAATGAGGTTGTTGTCTGGATGCCAGCAGGCTGCAGAACTGAAGCTGCAACAGGAGCTGCAGGCTGAATTGGtgctgacagactgacagaggTTGGGTCTGAGGCCAAACCAGGAGTGGAGATTTTAAATTTATCCATGGCAGAGGGTGTACCTGAGCTTATTGTAGGGACTGTTGTTAGCTCTGCAGTAAAACCCGATGTAGATAATGGTGCTTGAACTTGGGTGGAGGCCATAGGTTCCAGTGTTGGTAGAACATGTGTTGGCACTGAAGTTGGGACTTTAACAAGTGCTGAGGCTGGAGTTGGAAGCGCTGCTGCAGCTTGAGCTGACACTGAGACTGGAGGTGGAGTTTGAGCTGGGACTTTAGTTTCAAACTGGACTGTAGCTGGGACTGAGACTGAAGCTTGGCCAGCAGCAGTAGTTTCTCCCCAGAGTGAAGGCTGACCAGCAGTCAAGACAGGAGGGACTGTTTCCAAAAGCTGGACATCTCCTAGAGTCCCATGGGGAGCAATCAcctacaacagaaacaaaagaaagcattaaaaaaaattgtccatcAGTCTAATTGTCTTGCTTTGAATCTCCAAAGGCATGCCGTGCATGCATTTCACCAACATTGCCACCTTAGTGTTACAGATTTCTCAAGATCGAACCATTTCAGCGAGAACTGAGTCAAATATTCACCTGGACAGGCTGTTCAGTCAATTCCTGCTCAGGATGAGGGGCAGGGAATGGGGTGGGTTGTACCTGAGAGAGAGGTAAAGTATAGGTGGAATGGAAGCTACTGAAGTGTGCCTGAGATGTGGGAAGGCCACCCTGTTGCTGTGGCACCACAGGGGACTTGGCCAGTCCAAGAAGTGGAATAGGGAGTGCTAAACTGGGCCCATGTTGAGGTGTGGATATGGGGGTCTGAGGGGAGCCAAGAGGAGGTACAGATGAAAGGGCTGCATGAGGGGTGAGAGGAAGGGAGGGGAGGTGAGGCGAAGTTGAGTAGTAGGAGCTAGATATTGGAGTGCCACTGCTGCTGCAGGCAGACGGCAGAGAAGCTGGGGAGAAGGGAGGGGGCACGGGAACAATGGAATATGATGAGGAAaactgggaaagaaaaagggaaaatgaaataaaatgaacaaaagacagCGACTCGATACATACAACATTCACACGGGTCCTTTATGTATTACTGCAAGCCTGCACATTTTATAGGATGTTCTATCCAAACTGAATGTTTAGTTTGTTCCTCTGTTTCTAATATTACCCACAACACACCTGTGTGCTGATCTGCAGAGGCAGAAGGGGGGGAGGAGCACTGCAGAGTGGAAAACTGGTGGAGGTATCAGGAGGACTCAGGTGTGATGCAAGCTGGTCAGCAGATAACAGCTATGAAAGAAGATCAAATCAAGCCTTTTAATTTGGAAATGTAGAATAAGTTTCAAATTTCAATAAAGATCAAGCTTTTGACCTTCTTAACTTGTCcatataatgtttattttattttattattactttttgtgtgtgttgcagcaCATAAGCACAATCAGCCAACAACTCCATGGCAAGGATTTGTGACTTGAATCCACAGAGGACAACCTAAAGTCTCAGAAAAGTAGAAGCTTTGTAACTAGTGTGCCTGAGTGATAATTTGGTGGCAATAAGATTTTGATTCCATTCTCTGGCTCAACCAAGCATTGCTGAATGATCCCAATATTGGAATTGGCCTTATCATAGCTGAAGGGCTGAACAGGGGCATGGTTTGACTTCTGACTTGGGCCTTTCTgcgtggagtttgcatgttctcacCTTGCATGAGTgggttttacagttttctttcccacagacccaaaacatgcatgttaagttaattgTTAACAATAAATTGCAACAAGGTGTAAGCGTGAGCATGAATAATTGGTtgcctgtctttttgtctctatATGACTTTGTGATTgactggcgacctgtccagggtggaCCTTGCCTTCacccaatgaccactggagataggcaccagatCCCTGCAATTCTGAACAGGCACAAGCgggatagatggatagatgaaATAAGGCAGGACAATTTTGTCTGTGTGGTCGGAAtttgggcagaaaaaaaaggtaaaagatcCCATCCCAAGACAAAAAGaggttttctgtgtgtgtgtcaaaaaagtcaaaatgtacatttttaaatgaacatttttaggAGACTAATTCTGGAGTGGAACTTTGGTGAAAATGCTTTACTGTGACTCAGGTAAGCTGATAGGTAAGCAGACTTTAATTCTGTGTGGTTTGTACTTTGCTGAACTACCTGGGATGGGACAGCAGCTGGTTGGAGATGACACTACAGGGAGGAGAGATTAATgggaagaaaacacaaaccacaTAAATAGATTTTCATACATACACGTGCACATAAATAGAGTACTACACAACAGAACAGTACACATTCACAGCAAAATGGAGGTACAAACATATTCTCCTTTATTCATCATCTTtacacaacaaatgtttttaaatggttgGTGACACTAAATTTAGTAAATTATCACAACAAATACTTAAATATCATTTTAGAGAACAGAATTTTTGACTTggtaagttttttaaaacaattaggAAAACAACAAGCTTGGATTTTGTCAAGAGTGGAAAACCTTCCAGACAAACAAATTTATACTTACAccaatcagccataacattaaaACCATTGACAGGTAAGGGCGCACTGATCATCTTGTTTTGACACaatgttttgctgaaaaaaattTATCCTGGCTTTAACGTggtctttaaattaaacacttgCCAGCCAcctaaacatttttgaaaaccaATTACAAACCCCACATGGTGACAGTACTTATTTAAAGTGGCAGCCTGCttctcagaagaagaaaacagcagtgGGTACTCCGGAAACTACAAAAGAATGGCctaaagaaatacaacaaagaGTGCAAGATGTTCACCCAGCCTCCAAACCTTCTGAATTACAGCCTTTCAGGGTCTAATGAAACCTATGAGGAGTAAACCCAACCCACAAGATTCAACCTTATTATCTTAAGTGCCCACTGAATCTTTTTGAAATTCCCAGGACACCTCCCAGATATTCTTTGTCCAGATATTCTTTTCATTGGCATCAGGGGACATAAATAATATTAGTTGCCTGGTCATAATATTACGGCTAATGTGTAACAACATTGCCTGGCAGGGCTGCACTGAGGGTCTTTTCcacatattttgtgttttaattttggctTGTGTGTGCCCCTCTTTACATATTATACCAGAGGTCAGTCTCAATTTGACGCATGCAGTACCTGCTCCTGGCTGGGCTGGGCGGTCTGCAGAGCTGGGGCTGCAGACGGGACACTCTGCATTGTCTGTCTACTCTGCTGCACAGTAGGGGCTGACATAGCTGGAGCAGAACCCGTCTGTCAGAaacacatagaaaaaaaaaaacacattcaacaAAGCCTTTTTCTTAGATATAATATAACTGTCCgtctaaaataaatgaagcttGAGATTTAGTGTTTCAAAGCAAAAGCTGTGACAAAGGGGTGTTTTAGGGATTTATGTGGTTCCTCATGTGAGGTTACAATGgaaaagagaagctgcagcatTGTTCAACTGCTACCCATCTATTGTGTTAACTATAAGACACTGTTTAAGAGGCATACAATAAACATGAAATGGAACAATTACTGTGAACTAAGCAGGAGCTGAAACTGGGTGCTGACAGGAGCTAGGCAGCTGGCAAAATCATAAATGATACAGCAGGTTGCTGCTATGCAGGATTTAACCTACATGAAGTATTCTTCTCTAACCTACCAGTGGATCTGCTCTGCCTTTGTCGTAAAGTTGTGATGACAGCAGGTTCATGTCAAGATTAGACGTACGGCAGACAGGAGCATCCAGGCTCCGACTCTTGTCTGTATGCTCACTCATGGAAACACTAGTACCCCCTGTCTCCCTGTAGCTACGCACTGGATGATTAACATCTCTTCTATCAGAAAGGGTGGGAGAGCTGGTCCTGCGACTAACGATGTGATGGAGACAATAGTTGAGAAGGCTGAGATCTCCACTTTCACGCAAACTTTGTGGGAACACAACTTGAGTGAGTGAGGAATGACGTGAAGGACTGGTGAGCGTGGCTGGCTGACTGTTTGGTGATGATGTAGGAGATGAGGCCAAAACATGAGGCAGAGTGGCTGTAGAAGACTTTAACAAAGGTCTTCCAGGTGAACCTGGAGTGGATGCGGCAAAAGTGCGCTTGTGTGTGTGGCCCAATGATCCGCCTCCTTTAGTTCTGTCCTTGAGGAGAAGAGACATGCAAGCTTTGCAGTGGTGATGCTGTGGGTTGCGTGGGACACTCAGACAGACTTCTGGGAGGGATTGTAAATTCAGAGCAGTGTGAGGTGAATGAAAAGCACTTGCTGAGTCATGAGGGGAAAGACGATGTGAAGGTAAAAGGGGAGATAATACTGAGGCATTATAGGCATAGTTTGAGTAATCTGCTGCATGCACTGGACTCTCTGAGCTATCAGAAGATGATAGATTCTGTAA is part of the Kryptolebias marmoratus isolate JLee-2015 linkage group LG4, ASM164957v2, whole genome shotgun sequence genome and harbors:
- the wnk2 gene encoding serine/threonine-protein kinase WNK2 isoform X1, whose protein sequence is MNSADNSGKDPPLGSTYSSAPNLDSDINANACRCVFENGADHNVNIQNLVLRGASDPSAYTSTDHQGLVRRRFVRKSLWVSDHEEQPVDPPELIVNSSPVVSIDLRTIVDRSRARALQGALLQETSSTESQVGLKDSATESVSADEERGEKREKEPRKAEVGPSDVTGKAGSDENEEEPGMKAVSTSPGGRFLKFDIELGRGSFKTVYKGLDTETWVEVAWCELQERKLSKAERQRFKEEAEMLKALQHPNIVRFYDFWESPVKGKKCIVLVTELMTSGTLKTYLKRFKVMKPKVLRRWCRQILKGLHFLHTRAPPIIHRDLKCDNIFITGPTGSVKIGDLGLATLKRASFAKSVIGTPEFMAPEMYEEHYDEAVDVYAFGMCMLEMATSEYPYSECQNAAQIYRKVTSGVKPASYSKVSDPEIKEIIGECICHRWEERYSIKDLLNHAYFAEDTGVRVELNEEDDGKKSSIALKLWVEDPKKLKGKYKDTGAIEFTFDLGNEVPEVVAQEMVDSGFFLECDVKIVGKSIRDRVALIKWRRARTGSPNTNSEAAGKKMQQNLLQVPGTGAPKEATLAPVDYEDQETLICTVPVITSVTSDSGVNSAMQLDDLSNQQNGTYQSLPEPISTAQVVCSPPLQTEPQLHQGTSHQLTAQASHENSTQQTTQLHPGGYQQPTGSLQPGAFQQPAAQLHQCQPTGSAPAMSAPTVQQSRQTMQSVPSAAPALQTAQPSQEQCHLQPAAVPSQLLSADQLASHLSPPDTSTSFPLCSAPPPLLPLQISTQFSSSYSIVPVPPPFSPASLPSACSSSGTPISSSYYSTSPHLPSLPLTPHAALSSVPPLGSPQTPISTPQHGPSLALPIPLLGLAKSPVVPQQQGGLPTSQAHFSSFHSTYTLPLSQVQPTPFPAPHPEQELTEQPVQVIAPHGTLGDVQLLETVPPVLTAGQPSLWGETTAAGQASVSVPATVQFETKVPAQTPPPVSVSAQAAAALPTPASALVKVPTSVPTHVLPTLEPMASTQVQAPLSTSGFTAELTTVPTISSGTPSAMDKFKISTPGLASDPTSVSLSAPIQPAAPVAASVLQPAGIQTTTSLPECASLTTTQQNIETTSISGSLQHEPCVEDLLRDKALSLSSYAYDSLNSDIASGKETSDGYESLASGSKGDVKPRKHHRKSARTRSRQEKTSKPKLSMLNVCNTGDKMVECQLETHNHKMVTFKFDLDGDAPEEIATYMVENGFILPLEKEIFIDQLKDIVDKAEDMLNEDMGSEKTTALSCSPLQGQMSEVGEVGKSQQPGAPQPVYQQNVLHTGKRWFIICPVEETPISSQDTLSDGTATQSPGSSAATQPADSITARPTTSRGHCALTHQQEGSSSTMSGGSGGFHFDLYGFSSPPISSNTDPLLLATLSPPVSAPPTLQSASSLEPAVSSLQSAVHQVKPVRAQTLPPSLPHTSFQVEDSHETPRGSVSPSHAAQQKLELTRPVSIADEVPCCPLVMPLSLDVSTSQGGSPLTPLPLQELGSTKEPSSVSYASTARPELPQQPVVLHQPFSAVGGTKVSSLPQSPAPSQHGAGPSESDGEGRLGRGGFVDSTIKTLDEKLRNLLYQEYAPMYPSGSAAETPGSGTEYIQFPPGPDSATGGSGNSTPGPIGEGRYRAGEQLPQIPERMDSLSTLSDSAVCASLSRRHVPHSVSCTGTRGRFKIISVPPEVANRRDVKQRSWSSAASPAHPIEYIGDQVQAEVLATSTTIGRFSVVSTEDEITQRTRCSRYSAPPDFYLDTPPSMGKRGSLPRAQTSDSVPVDVTVHARFLSSDSGAESSPVKPTPATLSHHPRSERRGSDLMKRAVAFLRRTGRSSSVQSSDSPGRHGGVQGSAYISSDNDSEMEDSDIKKELQRLREKHLREISELQAHQRGEVELLYRRLGKAPPPGLGLLHVAPNGSRRKRSSRHRLKPGKLLSPLVQQFRNVKTKTGESSKSSTAAAASAETTVSLNGSPAKMPFPTHSRPRSCTSHLPTSTSEPVQTQQPCSLKGSLSSDNIYAGLHGDGIGTQAPPGQGWSNYPQPSERVTYKSSSKPRARFLSGPVSLSIWSTLKRLCLGKERGSRFGASASGAFNPSQQMPGVVTPPPPQPVIGLAQAQANNSNNKKGTCMNATENNMPEDLQGLMDDWAQEVLIVTHRPRTTSLSIRGQQQWDQVGPPTHKQPASASEASSWTTQGPIACTLPPSWPDSPGSTVMTSPSSGLHHAYQLHSPAPFRALPSPLSFNQWPGFFFPVPPGVFAFPAVPSAQSSPTSAPPHQMTDPKAKTL
- the wnk2 gene encoding serine/threonine-protein kinase WNK2 isoform X6, producing the protein MNSADNSGKDPPLGSTYSSAPNLDSDINANACRCVFENGADHNVNIQNLVLRGASDPSAYTSTDHQGLVRRRFVRKSLWVSDHEEQPVDPPELIVNSSPVVSIDLRTIVDRSRARALQGALLQETSSTESQVGLKDSATESVSADEERGEKREKEPRKAEVGPSDVTGKAGSDENEEEPGMKAVSTSPGGRFLKFDIELGRGSFKTVYKGLDTETWVEVAWCELQERKLSKAERQRFKEEAEMLKALQHPNIVRFYDFWESPVKGKKCIVLVTELMTSGTLKTYLKRFKVMKPKVLRRWCRQILKGLHFLHTRAPPIIHRDLKCDNIFITGPTGSVKIGDLGLATLKRASFAKSVIGTPEFMAPEMYEEHYDEAVDVYAFGMCMLEMATSEYPYSECQNAAQIYRKVTSGVKPASYSKVSDPEIKEIIGECICHRWEERYSIKDLLNHAYFAEDTGVRVELNEEDDGKKSSIALKLWVEDPKKLKGKYKDTGAIEFTFDLGNEVPEVVAQEMVDSGFFLECDVKIVGKSIRDRVALIKWRRARTGSPNTNSEAAGKKMQQNLLQVPGTGAPKEATLAPVDYEDQETLICTVPVITSVTSDSGVNSAMQLDDLSNQQNGTYQSLPEPISTAQVVCSPPLQTEPQLHQGTSHQLTAQASHENSTQQTTQLHPGGYQQPTGSLQPGAFQQPAAQLHQCQPTGSAPAMSAPTVQQSRQTMQSVPSAAPALQTAQPSQEQCHLQPAAVPSQLLSADQLASHLSPPDTSTSFPLCSAPPPLLPLQISTQFSSSYSIVPVPPPFSPASLPSACSSSGTPISSSYYSTSPHLPSLPLTPHAALSSVPPLGSPQTPISTPQHGPSLALPIPLLGLAKSPVVPQQQGGLPTSQAHFSSFHSTYTLPLSQVQPTPFPAPHPEQELTEQPVQVIAPHGTLGDVQLLETVPPVLTAGQPSLWGETTAAGQASVSVPATVQFETKVPAQTPPPVSVSAQAAAALPTPASALVKVPTSVPTHVLPTLEPMASTQVQAPLSTSGFTAELTTVPTISSGTPSAMDKFKISTPGLASDPTSVSLSAPIQPAAPVAASVLQPAGIQTTTSLPECASLTTTQQNIETTSISGSLQHEPCVEDLLRDKALSLSSYAYDSLNSDIASGKETSDGYESLASGSKGDVKPRKHHRKSARTRSRQEKTSKPKLSMLNVCNTGDKMVECQLETHNHKMVTFKFDLDGDAPEEIATYMVENGFILPLEKEIFIDQLKDIVDKAEDMLNEDMGSEKTTALSCSPLQGQMSEVGEVGKSQQPGAPQPVYQQNVLHTGKRWFIICPVEETPISSQDTLSDGTATQSPGSSAATQPADSITARPTTSRGHCALTHQQEGSSSTMSGGSGGFHFDLYGFSSPPISSNTDPLLLATLSPPVSAPPTLQSASSLEPAVSSLQSAVHQVKPVRAQTLPPSLPHTSFQVEDSHETPRGSVSPSHAAQQKLELTRPVSIADEVPCCPLVMPLSLDVSTSQGGSPLTPLPLQELGSTKEPSSVSYASTARPELPQQPVVLHQPFSAVGGTKVSSLPQSPAPSQHGAGPSESDGEGRLGRGGFVDSTIKTLDEKLRNLLYQEYAPMYPSGSAAETPGSGTEYIQFPPGPDSATGGSGNSTPGPIGEGRYRAGEQLPQIPERMDSLSTLSDSAVCASLSRRHVPHSVSCTGTRGRFKIISVPPEVANRRDVKQRSWSSAASPAHPIEYIGDQVQAEVLATSTTIGRFSVVSTEDEITQRTRCSRYSAPPDFYLDTPPSMGKRGSLPRAQTSDSVPVDVTVHARFLSSDSGAESSPVKPTPATLSHHPRSERRGSDLMKRAVAFLRRTGRSSSVQSSDSPGRHGGVQGSAYISSDNDSEMEDSDIKKELQRLREKHLREISELQAHQRGEVELLYRRLGKAPPPGLGLLHVAPNGSRRKRSSRHRLKPGKLLSPLVQQFRNVKTKTGESSKSSTAAAASAETTVSLNGSPAKMPFPTHSRPRSCTSHLPTSTSEPVQTQQPCSLKGSLSSDNIYAGLHGDGIGTQAPPGQGSTLKRLCLGKERGSRFGASASGAFNPSQQMPGVVTPPPPQPVIGLAQAQANNSNNKKGTCMNATENNMPEDLQGLMDDWAQEVLIVTHRPRTTSLSIRGQQQWDQVGPPTHKQPASASEASSWTTQGPIACTLPPSWPDSPGSTVMTSPSSGLHHAYQLHSPAPFRALPSPLSFNQWPGFFFPVPPGVFAFPAVPSAQSSPTSAPPHQMTDPKAKTL